The Acomys russatus chromosome X, mAcoRus1.1, whole genome shotgun sequence genome segment AAACCACTGGTTCTCCTTCTTCACAGGGGCTTTGCTGGGTGGAGGTGGCAAGTCTGGTTTCTGGAGAACAGAAATGAGATGACATTAAGTCCTTGGGGCCCAAAGGCAGTGCTACCCCTATGCCCTGGGGCCGCTGTATCAGACTCACCACACCCAGGGACTCGATGCCATTGGCCACTTCAGTTAGACTAGCCGCAGCCTGAATCTTTGCTGGGCTGGCTACAACAACAGGCTGGGGAGCCACAAATGTGTTAGATGGAGCCAAGCCTGGGAAGAACAAATCAGTGGGAAGGTGGTTCTGTGTTGAGCCAGAACCTCCTGGAACCTCCATGCCACCCTTGCCACCCTGTGTCCATCTCCCACCAGGTTAAATTCTATCAATTCACCCCTGCCAAAAAGCAGCCCAGCTTACTCTCAGAGGCTGTTGAGGGTAGCAAGgccacagtgctggggacagcACTAGCTAGCTCGTTGAGGCAGCTGCTCTCGATTGATGGGTCATTGAGACTGTCGGCTGGGGCCAGAGCCTCAGTAGGaaggtggtgctgctgctgggctTGAGCTTGAGCCtcctggagctgctgctgctgctgcaccagGGCTGCAAGCTCCTGCTGTGTCAGCACAATAGGTATGGTGGTGGCCTGACCCTCTTGGCCCTCAGCTGAAAGGTGACCCAGTTCTGCTTGTGTCACTGCTGATGCTGCTTCAGATGTATCCATGGGCTCCCCAGTGCCTGCTCCAGGACCAAGAAAACTACTATTCAAAAGGAACACCAGCGTGCCTGGCCCAAGGAACAGTGATGGTGTCCCTGAGATTTTGATTCCCTAAGCTTCTTTTCCTGCCCACGCCCTCACCACTGGGCCCTGTGTCTTCTTCCTAGGACCAGCTGTCCTACACAGGCTTCCCTTGAGGCCCACTAGAGCACATCTTCCCTTCTCAAGTTGCTCCCACACTGTGCCTTAACCCTCCCTGTAAGGCTATCACTCATCCCAGGGGCCTTATCCCTCAAAAGCTGCCAGCTGATACCTACCCATGACGGCCTGCTGTGCAGCCTGGAGCACAGCCTGGATGGCCAAGGCTTGGGCTTCTTCAGTGGCAGCAGCTTGGGCAGCTGCCTCAGCAGCGGCAGTCACTGCTAGCTCCTCTGGGGTGAGCCCTGTTACCATAAGGGTTGTAGTGCCCGCCTGCGCCTCAGCCATCAGCTCTTGGGGAAGTGATAACTGGTCTACTTCGGactgtgtgggtgggggtggttggACCACAACAGTGGCCACGACAGCAGAGTTGGCAGGCTCCTGGCCTGAAGATGGGTCCCCAGTGCTGCTCAGATCCATGGCGGCCTGGAGCTCAGGGGTCTGGGAGGCTGACAGGACCTCGGCGGACTCCCCCAACAGGGGCGTGGAGGCAGACTGCAGGAGTTGCCGTGGAGGCAGCTGCTGGCGAGGCCCTGGTGAGACCTGGAGTTCTTCTGGGGGCTGCAGGATGTCAACAGCAGAGAAGGGCATGTCAGAAGTTTCTGTGTTGGCTATGGTCACTGTTATCGTGGCTGGGATGGGGACTTCGGAAGTCAGAGCCCCTGGGGTAGTCTCAGTCAGTGACGAGATGTTCTAGAAAGGGAGAGAAGCCCCCgtcagagggagaggggagggacgGAGGCTAGAACCAGGCAGTGGGGCTGAAAAACAAGATGGCCTTTGTTTTTTCCCTGTAGGCCTGTAGAATCATCTGTGACAGGCTGGCCACCTTTTACCCCATGCTAAAAGTAGACAGGGAAGGTGGATCAAGAAGCAGCATGAAAGGTGTGGCAAGAGGAGAGCTCCTGGGTCACGTTTCAACTCATGCCCAGAAGGCTTCACTGTAGAGACAAACAGGGAAACAGCCAAGAAGGAAACCTGCAGCTGAGATAAAATACCAAGCCACCTCTAAGGAACTGTCTGCCTTCTGTCTCCCAGGCACCAGGATTGCCCTTTTATAGtctgaaagaaaaaccaagcagCACTACCATGCTTGGTACAAAGGCGACATCTGGTGTCCATCTCTGGACAGCACAGATGAAAGGCACAGTGGGCAAAAGGCCACACAGAAAGGACCCCCTCGGGGCTTACCGGCACAGAGGGACCCGGGACTGGTGTAGACTGTGTCACTGTGGTCACTGCTCGTGGCAGTGTGGAAGACACTGTTGTGATGGCACTGGCGCTGGTGATGTTTACGATGTCACCTTGAGTGTTTACCACCTCTCCCTGGTCACTGGCAGCCGGTGGAGGGTCTGTCAAAGGGGAGACCAGTTGACTTCCACTTGCTTTTACCACCACAGGCTTCCTAGAaactcctccccccaccctggcTAACACAACCAGAGCACTTAGACCTGATTCTACTGGACACTCTCACTCACCTTGGTTTGAGCTCATGTTAGAGGTGACAGTGGTAGCTGTATGCGTGGTGCCTGTCTCATGGGTCTCGCAAGGAGGGTTGGAGCATACCCTCTGTGCTGAGAAAGAGGCCAGCAATGTGGTACCAGGCTGGGAGGCAACAGTGGGCACCGCTACCACCTCTAAGCCAGACTCCAGGGTTCCATGAGTGGGAGTGGCATCAGGAAGCAGGGCACCCACACTGACTGACATGGTGGTGCCAGTGGAAGTGGTCTGGTGTGTCTCGCAGGGACGGCCACCAGCAGGCTGTTGTCCACCCTCAGGCTGGCCTGCACCTCCGTTTGATGTGGCAGTggtagctgtgtgtgtggtgcctgtctCATGAGTCTCACAAGGTGGGTTGGAGCATACCCGCTGAGCACTGCCCGCATTGGAGGTAGTGGCGGTGTTGGTGGTTCCCGTGTCATGGGTCTCACATGGTGGGTTGGAGCAGACTTGGGTCACGGTAGCTGAAGGGCACAGCAGTGCCTCTAAGGCTGTCATAGTTATGGTGCTGCTGGGAGAGCTTGCCTGGAGGCTTTCATATGTGGATGTGGGGACCACCCGAGCCGCACCAagctccccagcacccatgacagAGCAGGCTATGGCTGGGGTACTAGTTGTGTAAGTATGGTATGTCTCTGGCTGGCGCCCTGCGGGCATGTCCTTGCTGCTGGGGCCACTCAGCCCAACTCTGACACTTGGAAGGGCTAGCTGCACAAAGGCAGGGCCGTGGCCCCCAGCCTCCAGTGCCACACTTGGCCTGAGCAGTGGGCCACCTGAGCACGGCACTCCAGTGGCCTGGACAGTCATGGTGGTGCTGGTCATGGTGGTCTGCTGGGTTTGGCACTGAGGCTTCACAGTACCCTGGGCTCTCTCCAATGACCCAGGAGCCACAGTAATCCGCACTACAGTGGGGGCGTTAGAGGCACGACGAGTGTCTCGTTGCTGCCCAGTGCCCATGCTGGACATTGCTGTAGTGGCGGTGCTGGTGGTGCCTGTCTCATGAGTCTCACAGGGGGGATTCGAGCAGCCATGCTGTCCAGCCATGTTGGAGGTGGCTGTTGTGGCAGTGTTGGTAGTGCCTGTCTCATGGGTCTCACAGGGGGGATTTGAACAGACACGGACCACATTACCATTCTGTTGTCCCACAGCTGAGGTCACAAGAGAAGCAGCTGCCTCCTGTCTGTCACAAACAAACTGCACCTGGGTAGGCTGAGGATGTCCCCCAAGGTTAGCCACAacagtggtggtggctgtgttGGTGGTGCCGGTTTCATGGGTTTCACAGGGTGGGTTGGAGCACACAAGTGTCACAGTACCCGGCTGTACATCACCCTGGCCTGAATCAGCAATGGTAACTGTTGCCGTGGGCTGCTCTGTAGTAGGTGAAGCCAAAATGGATACAGGAAGGTCATGTACAGGTTGGGCCTCAACACCACTGGGTGCTGTGATCAGAGTCACCTGGGTAGGCTGTGAAACAGGCTGGGGACACAAAACGGAAGTGTTAGTGCCTGGACTGTGATTTCACATTTGCCTCTCCTACTATCCTATGCTCATCCATGCTAACTGGGACCACCAACCAGCTCTGCTAACTAGCCGAGGCAAATCTAAGATTCACTTGACTCATGATCTCAAAACAATGACTTACTCAGAAACCAGGATAGAAGGGCTATAAGGCAGAGATGAGGCAAGAGAGTGAGTTGGGCTATAGTCAAGGCCTTGTCCTGACAATGTACAAAGTCCAAAAATAGAGCCCTTACTACTTCTTGTCCagtttgagagaaaaaaagacatgagGGCAAATACCATATTCACACACAGCACTACATTATGACATCCTAGTGTCTACAAACTGGACATAGGTCACATAAGATATGTcaccagagccaggtgtggtggtgcacgcctttaattccagcactggggggtggggggggggcgggcaaaaGCAGATAAGATTgatgttgagttcaaggccagcttggtctacaaagtgagtccaggccagagaaaccctgtctcgaggggggtagggggtagggggtagggggtagggggcagggggcagggaagatatGTCACCAGGGAAGAAGACTGAGACAGAGATCACACTACATGTAGAAAAGCTGTCATAAATGCATAGGGCtgcaaaacaaaacctagaaaagggagaaaatgcTTCCTGCTTTCATGTGGGGAGCACAGCTTTCTGGTGGTACAACCTTGGGACCCACTTACCTGCATTGTAATTGTGGGTGTGGTAAGCCCACCAGCAGCTGTTAATGTAGTCTGTGCAGCTGATACTGTGATGGCAGTAGGGTTGATCACCTGGCTTGAAAGAGTGGCAATAGTGCCCAAGGTGGTGATAGGTGTGGCCAGGGAGGCACTGGTGCTATGGGCCCCAGCTCCTGCAAGGCTGGTGGAGACAGTACCTGTCACTGTGCCTAAGGTTGTGACACCTAAAGAGAGGGAGAGGCGGAGGTAGAATGAAGCCTATTGCTGCCACCTTCTATCTAGCAGCATGTCTCTCTGAAGAGGGCTGGGGGACAAGGGAGCCACCAAAGACAGAAGACTCTGGAAAAGAGCACCTGCCATCCTCCCCCAGCCAGACTAGAGGTGATATCCAAAGGAAGACATGAGGGATAGAGAGCCCAGCCACAGCTGAGGAAGTGGCCTGTGGGCTACACACCTGTGGTGCCCTTCACAACCAATGTGGTGACAGCTGGCTTGACAGCAGAGACGGTGACAGGGGTGACCAGGCGAACGCCGCCCATGGAGCCCATGGGCACAGTGCGGAGGATGGTGCCTGGCTGTCCAGGGGCCCCCTTTAGCACCACCTGGAACACCAGAGCAAAGTGCCACCAATGTCACTTTCAGGCTGACTGGACTATGCTGCCCCTTTCAGGCCTGTTAGGAAGACACATGTGGCCTGCACTAGTTTGAGGTGAAAAGGGACCATGTGTGCCTCACCTGGGTCACTCCTTGCTGCCCATGGCCAGTAGCAATCTTGGGGACAGCAGTGATGATTTTGGCAGGTGCTCCTGTTCCAGAAGTCATCACCTTGGTAGTAATGATTGTGATGGGGGACTTAATGCCAGGACTGCTAGTAACACCTGCATTGGGGAAGGGTCCAGAGAAAATAAGTTCTGTGAGAGTCTCTCATCCTCCTGGCTTATACTTACCAGAATGAGCCTTTTGAAAACTGTATGTTTACCTGTGGCACCCGCCTGGGTGATAATGGCTGACATGGGAATTGTCTTAATGATGGTAGTTGTGCCAGGTTTGGTTGTGCTAGGAGAGACACTACTGATACCCAGGATGGTGGGCTTGGTTCCTGCTCCACTAGCctgtgtggtggtgatgatggttgtGGGCTTGCCATCTGCTGAGGTTACCAGCTTCAGGATAGTTCCTGCTGG includes the following:
- the Hcfc1 gene encoding host cell factor 1 isoform X1, which produces MASAVSPANLPAVLLQPRWKRVVGWSGPVPRPRHGHRAVAIKELIVVFGGGNEGIVDELHVYNTATNQWFIPAVRGDIPPGCAAYGFVCDGTRLLVFGGMVEYGKYSNDLYELQASRWEWKRLKAKTPKNGPPPCPRLGHSFSLVGNKCYLFGGLANDSEDPKNNIPRYLNDLYILELRPGSGVVAWDIPITYGVLPPPRESHTAVVYTEKDNKKSKLVIYGGMSGCRLGDLWTLDIETLTWNKPSLSGVAPLPRSLHSATTIGNKMYVFGGWVPLVMDDVKVATHEKEWKCTNTLACLNLDTMAWETILMDTLEDNIPRARAGHCAVAINTRLYIWSGRDGYRKAWNNQVCCKDLWYLETEKPPPPARVQLVRANTNSLEVSWGAVATADSYLLQLQKYDIPATAATATSPTPNPVPSVPANPPKSPAPAAAAPAVQPLTQVGITLVPQAAAAPPSTTTIQVLPTVPGSSISVPAAARTQGVPAVLKVTGPQATTGTPLVTMRPASQAGKAPVTVTSLPASVRMVVPTQSAQGTVIGSNPQMSGMAALAAAAAATQKIPPSSAPTVLSVPAGTTIVKTVAVTPGTTTLPATVKVASSPVMVSNPATRMLKTAAAQVGTSVSSAANTSTRPIITVHKSGTVTVAQQAQVVTTVVGGVTKTITLVKSPISVPGGSALISNLGKVMSVVQTKPVQTSAVTGQASTGPVTQIIQTKGPLPAGTILKLVTSADGKPTTIITTTQASGAGTKPTILGISSVSPSTTKPGTTTIIKTIPMSAIITQAGATGVTSSPGIKSPITIITTKVMTSGTGAPAKIITAVPKIATGHGQQGVTQVVLKGAPGQPGTILRTVPMGSMGGVRLVTPVTVSAVKPAVTTLVVKGTTGVTTLGTVTGTVSTSLAGAGAHSTSASLATPITTLGTIATLSSQVINPTAITVSAAQTTLTAAGGLTTPTITMQPVSQPTQVTLITAPSGVEAQPVHDLPVSILASPTTEQPTATVTIADSGQGDVQPGTVTLVCSNPPCETHETGTTNTATTTVVANLGGHPQPTQVQFVCDRQEAAASLVTSAVGQQNGNVVRVCSNPPCETHETGTTNTATTATSNMAGQHGCSNPPCETHETGTTSTATTAMSSMGTGQQRDTRRASNAPTVVRITVAPGSLERAQGTVKPQCQTQQTTMTSTTMTVQATGVPCSGGPLLRPSVALEAGGHGPAFVQLALPSVRVGLSGPSSKDMPAGRQPETYHTYTTSTPAIACSVMGAGELGAARVVPTSTYESLQASSPSSTITMTALEALLCPSATVTQVCSNPPCETHDTGTTNTATTSNAGSAQRVCSNPPCETHETGTTHTATTATSNGGAGQPEGGQQPAGGRPCETHQTTSTGTTMSVSVGALLPDATPTHGTLESGLEVVAVPTVASQPGTTLLASFSAQRVCSNPPCETHETGTTHTATTVTSNMSSNQDPPPAASDQGEVVNTQGDIVNITSASAITTVSSTLPRAVTTVTQSTPVPGPSVPNISSLTETTPGALTSEVPIPATITVTIANTETSDMPFSAVDILQPPEELQVSPGPRQQLPPRQLLQSASTPLLGESAEVLSASQTPELQAAMDLSSTGDPSSGQEPANSAVVATVVVQPPPPTQSEVDQLSLPQELMAEAQAGTTTLMVTGLTPEELAVTAAAEAAAQAAATEEAQALAIQAVLQAAQQAVMAGTGEPMDTSEAASAVTQAELGHLSAEGQEGQATTIPIVLTQQELAALVQQQQQLQEAQAQAQQQHHLPTEALAPADSLNDPSIESSCLNELASAVPSTVALLPSTASESLAPSNTFVAPQPVVVASPAKIQAAASLTEVANGIESLGVKPDLPPPPSKAPVKKENQWFDVGVIKGTNVMVTHYFLPPDDAVQSDDDSGTVPDYNQLKKQELQPGTAYKFRVAGINACGRGPFSEISAFKTCLPGFPGAPCAIKISKSPDGAHLTWEPPSVTSGKIIEYSVYLAIQSSQATGEPKSSTPAQLAFMRVYCGPSPSCLVQSSSLSNAHIDYTTKPAIIFRIAARNEKGYGPATQVRWLQETSKDSSGTKPASKRPMSSPEMKSAPKKSKADGQ
- the Hcfc1 gene encoding host cell factor 1 isoform X2, which codes for MASAVSPANLPAVLLQPRWKRVVGWSGPVPRPRHGHRAVAIKELIVVFGGGNEGIVDELHVYNTATNQWFIPAVRGDIPPGCAAYGFVCDGTRLLVFGGMVEYGKYSNDLYELQASRWEWKRLKAKTPKNGPPPCPRLGHSFSLVGNKCYLFGGLANDSEDPKNNIPRYLNDLYILELRPGSGVVAWDIPITYGVLPPPRESHTAVVYTEKDNKKSKLVIYGGMSGCRLGDLWTLDIETLTWNKPSLSGVAPLPRSLHSATTIGNKMYVFGGWVPLVMDDVKVATHEKEWKCTNTLACLNLDTMAWETILMDTLEDNIPRARAGHCAVAINTRLYIWSGRDGYRKAWNNQVCCKDLWYLETEKPPPPARVQLVRANTNSLEVSWGAVATADSYLLQLQKYDIPATAATATSPTPNPVPSVPANPPKSPAPAAAAPAVQPLTQVGITLVPQAAAAPPSTTTIQVLPTVPGSSISVPAAARTQGVPAVLKVTGPQATTGTPLVTMRPASQAGKAPVTVTSLPASVRMVVPTQSAQGTVIGSNPQMSGMAALAAAAAATQKIPPSSAPTVLSVPAGTTIVKTVAVTPGTTTLPATVKVASSPVMVSNPATRMLKTAAAQVGTSVSSAANTSTRPIITVHKSGTVTVAQQAQVVTTVVGGVTKTITLVKSPISVPGGSALISNLGKVMSVVQTKPVQTSAVTGQASTGPVTQIIQTKGPLPAGTILKLVTSADGKPTTIITTTQASGAGTKPTILGISSVSPSTTKPGTTTIIKTIPMSAIITQAGATGVTSSPGIKSPITIITTKVMTSGTGAPAKIITAVPKIATGHGQQGVTQVVLKGAPGQPGTILRTVPMGSMGGVRLVTPVTVSAVKPAVTTLVVKGTTGVTTLGTVTGTVSTSLAGAGAHSTSASLATPITTLGTIATLSSQVINPTAITVSAAQTTLTAAGGLTTPTITMQPVSQPTQVTLITAPSGVEAQPVHDLPVSILASPTTEQPTATVTIADSGQGDVQPGTVTLVCSNPPCETHETGTTNTATTTVVANLGGHPQPTQVQFVCDRQEAAASLVTSAVGQQNGNVVRVCSNPPCETHETGTTNTATTATSNMAGQHGCSNPPCETHETGTTSTATTAMSSMGTGQQRDTRRASNAPTVVRITVAPGSLERAQGTVKPQCQTQQTTMTSTTMTVQATGVPCSGGPLLRPSVALEAGGHGPAFVQLALPSVRVGLSGPSSKDMPAGRQPETYHTYTTSTPAIACSVMGAGELGAARVVPTSTYESLQASSPSSTITMTALEALLCPSATVTQVCSNPPCETHDTGTTNTATTSNAGSAQRVCSNPPCETHETGTTHTATTATSNGGAGQPEGGQQPAGGRPCETHQTTSTGTTMSVSVGALLPDATPTHGTLESGLEVVAVPTVASQPGTTLLASFSAQRVCSNPPCETHETGTTHTATTVTSNMSSNQDPPPAASDQGEVVNTQGDIVNITSASAITTVSSTLPRAVTTVTQSTPVPGPSVPNISSLTETTPGALTSEVPIPATITVTIANTETSDMPFSAVDILQPPEELQVSPGPRQQLPPRQLLQSASTPLLGESAEVLSASQTPELQAAMDLSSTGDPSSGQEPANSAVVATVVVQPPPPTQSEVDQLSLPQELMAEAQAGTTTLMVTGLTPEELAVTAAAEAAAQAAATEEAQALAIQAVLQAAQQAVMGTGEPMDTSEAASAVTQAELGHLSAEGQEGQATTIPIVLTQQELAALVQQQQQLQEAQAQAQQQHHLPTEALAPADSLNDPSIESSCLNELASAVPSTVALLPSTASESLAPSNTFVAPQPVVVASPAKIQAAASLTEVANGIESLGVKPDLPPPPSKAPVKKENQWFDVGVIKGTNVMVTHYFLPPDDAVQSDDDSGTVPDYNQLKKQELQPGTAYKFRVAGINACGRGPFSEISAFKTCLPGFPGAPCAIKISKSPDGAHLTWEPPSVTSGKIIEYSVYLAIQSSQATGEPKSSTPAQLAFMRVYCGPSPSCLVQSSSLSNAHIDYTTKPAIIFRIAARNEKGYGPATQVRWLQETSKDSSGTKPASKRPMSSPEMKSAPKKSKADGQ
- the Hcfc1 gene encoding host cell factor 1 isoform X3, which produces MASAVSPANLPAVLLQPRWKRVVGWSGPVPRPRHGHRAVAIKELIVVFGGGNEGIVDELHVYNTATNQWFIPAVRGDIPPGCAAYGFVCDGTRLLVFGGMVEYGKYSNDLYELQASRWEWKRLKAKTPKNGPPPCPRLGHSFSLVGNKCYLFGGLANDSEDPKNNIPRYLNDLYILELRPGSGVVAWDIPITYGVLPPPRESHTAVVYTEKDNKKSKLVIYGGMSGCRLGDLWTLDIETLTWNKPSLSGVAPLPRSLHSATTIGNKMYVFGGWVPLVMDDVKVATHEKEWKCTNTLACLNLDTMAWETILMDTLEDNIPRARAGHCAVAINTRLYIWSGRDGYRKAWNNQVCCKDLWYLETEKPPPPARVQLVRANTNSLEVSWGAVATADSYLLQLQKYDIPATAATATSPTPNPVPSVPANPPKSPAPAAAAPAVQPLTQVGITLVPQAAAAPPSTTTIQVLPTVPGSSISVPAAARTQGVPAVLKVTGPQATTGTPLVTMRPASQAGKAPVTVTSLPASVRMVVPTQSAQGTVIGSNPQMSGMAALAAAAAATQKIPPSSAPTVLSVPAGTTIVKTVAVTPGTTTLPATVKVASSPVMVSNPATRMLKTAAAQVGTSVSSAANTSTRPIITVHKSGTVTVAQQAQVVTTVVGGVTKTITLVKSPISVPGGSALISNLGKVMSVVQTKPVQTSAVTGQASTGPVTQIIQTKGPLPAGTILKLVTSADGKPTTIITTTQASGAGTKPTILGISSVSPSTTKPGTTTIIKTIPMSAIITQAGATGVTSSPGIKSPITIITTKVMTSGTGAPAKIITAVPKIATGHGQQGVTQVVLKGAPGQPGTILRTVPMGSMGGVRLVTPVTVSAVKPAVTTLVVKGTTGVTTLGTVTGTVSTSLAGAGAHSTSASLATPITTLGTIATLSSQVINPTAITVSAAQTTLTAAGGLTTPTITMQPVSQPTQVTLITAPSGVEAQPVHDLPVSILASPTTEQPTATVTIADSGQGDVQPGTVTLVCSNPPCETHETGTTNTATTTVVANLGGHPQPTQVQFVCDRQEAAASLVTSAVGQQNGNVVRVCSNPPCETHETGTTNTATTATSNMAGQHGCSNPPCETHETGTTSTATTAMSSMGTGQQRDTRRASNAPTVVRITVAPGSLERAQGTVKPQCQTQQTTMTSTTMTVQATGVPCSGGPLLRPSVALEAGGHGPAFVQLALPSVRVGLSGPSSKDMPAGRQPETYHTYTTSTPAIACSVMGAGELGAARVVPTSTYESLQASSPSSTITMTALEALLCPSATVTQVCSNPPCETHDTGTTNTATTSNAGSAQRVCSNPPCETHETGTTHTATTATSNGGAGQPEGGQQPAGGRPCETHQTTSTGTTMSVSVGALLPDATPTHGTLESGLEVVAVPTVASQPGTTLLASFSAQRVCSNPPCETHETGTTHTATTVTSNMSSNQDPPPAASDQGEVVNTQGDIVNITSASAITTVSSTLPRAVTTVTQSTPVPGPSVPPPEELQVSPGPRQQLPPRQLLQSASTPLLGESAEVLSASQTPELQAAMDLSSTGDPSSGQEPANSAVVATVVVQPPPPTQSEVDQLSLPQELMAEAQAGTTTLMVTGLTPEELAVTAAAEAAAQAAATEEAQALAIQAVLQAAQQAVMGTGEPMDTSEAASAVTQAELGHLSAEGQEGQATTIPIVLTQQELAALVQQQQQLQEAQAQAQQQHHLPTEALAPADSLNDPSIESSCLNELASAVPSTVALLPSTASESLAPSNTFVAPQPVVVASPAKIQAAASLTEVANGIESLGVKPDLPPPPSKAPVKKENQWFDVGVIKGTNVMVTHYFLPPDDAVQSDDDSGTVPDYNQLKKQELQPGTAYKFRVAGINACGRGPFSEISAFKTCLPGFPGAPCAIKISKSPDGAHLTWEPPSVTSGKIIEYSVYLAIQSSQATGEPKSSTPAQLAFMRVYCGPSPSCLVQSSSLSNAHIDYTTKPAIIFRIAARNEKGYGPATQVRWLQETSKDSSGTKPASKRPMSSPEMKSAPKKSKADGQ